The nucleotide window GCAGGCGTCTAGACTGTGGTTTATGACTGGGGTGAAGTCGTAACAAGGTAACTGTACCGGAAGGTGCGGTTGGATCACCTCCTTTCTATAGGCTCCGCACTCTCCCTCTCTTCTGTCAACTCCCGCAGCTTCGGCTGCGTGCGATATACACTGCTCCGTCCCACCCCCGCCTCAAGCGGGGGTGGGGCTTTTTTGTATCCTATTTGGCGAAAATAGCAGGAGGTCCTGCCCGGCACCGGGCAGGACCTCCTATTGGTGGAATGAAAACTCAGGACACGGCATGTTCGACAGCAGCGGCCGTCAGCCAGTTCATGACCTCCGCTACCTGGGCACCGCCCAGGCCGTCAAGTTCTTGTTGCAGCAGCCGAATAGAACGCCGGAAGGCCTGCCGGTCGAGATCCGGCAAAGGACGGCGCTGGTTCCGGGCATGCAGCTCACCAATCAACACGGCGAGGTCGTGGGCATTGCCGCTGCTCATCAGGTCGCTGACATAGCGGTGCCTTGCTGACCACTGATGCGGCAGGTTGAGACTGCCGGTCTGGAGGGCGTGTAGCAAAACGGGCATGTCCACCGCGGCCAACGCCGTGCGGATGCCGGTCGTCTGAGGTGCCGAAACGGGAACATAGGCGAGACTCGTGGTCGTCGAGAACTCAACCTGATAGTAGGCGTGGGTTTCTCCAGCCACCGAGCGCTGGCAGGTCCCACGGATCCGGCCCACGCCGTAGGGAGGTAAAACGACGCGGTCACCGGTCTGAAAAGCCGTCTGCTTCAAGTGGTCGCTCCTCGGGGACTGCTGGCCGGGCCCGGTACGGTCTGCGCCGCACGGGAAGGCCGAAAAGTTACAACTGCGCTTTGAGGGTGGTGGCCGCCTTGAAGCGGATTTTTTTGCCGGCCGGAATCTGAATCTTCTCGCTCGTGCCGGGGCGCACGCCCTGACGCGCTCGGGTCAGCGACACGCTCAGAGTGCCCACACCGGGCAGCCCCACGGTGCGGCCCGACCGCAGCGCACCGATTACGGCGTCCACGATACAGGTCACGGCGCTGGCCGCCTGCCGGCGACTCAGGCCGGTGCGTTCAGCGATCTGCTCGACAAGCTGGGTCTTGGCGACCTTGGCCGCCCCAACAGATTCGGCGGACGACCGGGGAGGTGCGGCGGACGATGTGGCTCTGGCCATAACGTGATCCTCCAGCAAGAGAGAATTGAGCAAAAGCCGGCTCAAATGATTTATAACACACTTTTCGCTGGTGTCAGAACGCTTTGCCCGGCCCTGTGTGCCGGGGGCCGCAAGCGGATGACCCGGGTCTGGAGGGTCAGGGCATCAAAGGTCCAGAGTCGGCCCGCCAGCGTCTCCCCCACCCCGCCGAGCAGCTTGAGCGCTTCGAGGGCCATCAGGCTCCCGATCACGTTGGGAAGCGGCCCCAGAACGCCCGCCTCGTCACAGGACTCCTCGCCGGAAGCGTCGGGAAACACGTCGCGCAGTCCCAGATCGGGCCCGAATATACTGACCATCCCGCTGATCCCACTGGCTGCCCCCCAGACACAGGGGAGGCCCGCTGCCGCACAGGCGTCCGCGACGTCGTAGCGCGCCCCGAAATTGTCGGTGGCGTCCACGACCAGGTGGATGCCTGCCAGAAGCTCGGCAGCGTTGTCGTCGGTCAGGGCTACAGCCGCCTCGACCGCCACGTGGGGATTGAGAGCCTGGGCACGGGCACACAGAGCCCCAGACTTGGAGCGGCCCACGTCCCCCAGCACGAAGTGGGTCTGGCGGTGCAGGTTGCTCAGCGCGACCGTGTCTCCGTCGGACACGCGCAGGAAGCCCACCCCCGCCCCGGCGAGCTGCATGACGACCGGCCCCCCCAGCCCACCCGCACCCACGATGAGCACCCGCGCGCCGCGCAGCCGTTCCTGGGCACCGGCCGTGCCCCACTCGGGCAGCAGAAGCTGACGGGAGTAGCGGCGCAGCTCGGCGCGGGTCAGCTCGGGGCCGGACGGGTCAGGACGGGACGTGCTCACGCCGCCGAGTGTAGCCCCGGCAGCACGCGGCAGGGGAGCCGGGCCCCCGACTTCGGCCACACTGGCCCGGACGACAGACCCGGAGGTCAAATGCTCTAGGATGCCCGGCGTGAAGCTGGTTCTCGTCGCCCTGATCGCCTTCCTGCTGGGGTCGTTGGTGATGGGCGTACTGTATTCGCGTTGGCGCGGGGAGGACATCCGCGGGCGCGACCTGCCCGGCGGCAGCGGCACCTTCCGGCAGTACGGCAGGGCCGCGGCCGTTGGCGTCACGCTGGCCGACGCCCTCAAGGGAGCCGCCGCCGTGCTGCTCGCCCGATGGATCGCTCCCGAGCTGACCTGGGCCGCCGTGGGCGGGGTGGTCCTGGGCCACTGCTACCCGCTGTTCTTCGGGTTCCGGGGCGGCGGCGGCATCGCGCCCCTGATCGGGGCGATGTTGGTGGCCGCGCCGGCCGTCATCCTGGGCATGTTGGCCTTCGGGCTGGCGATCATTCCGCCGTACCGCGCTCTTCTCCAGCCCCGGTTGGGGCTCAATGCCATTCCCTTCGCCACCGCACTGAGCCTGCCGGTGGGGCTGGCGCTGGCCGCGCGCTACGGCGGAACGGGCGATCTGCTGGCCGGCGGCGCAGCGATGGGCCTGCGCGCCGTTCATCTGCTGCGCGCCGGGCCCCGCGCATGAGGCGCCCGAGCAGAGTGCGCAGGCTGCTGGCCGGGGCAGCGCTCATCGCGCCCCTCGTCTCAGGCAGCGTGGCGGGCGCCGACGTGGTGCTCGACGGCCGCAGCCTGCGGTTCGAGGACGGCGACCGCGTGGTGTGGCAGCGCGACTTCGCGCCGGAGCTCGGTCCCCTGACCGCGCCGGTGACCTTCGGGGGCAACGTCTACGTGGGGGTGGGGCCGGTGGTCTACGCCCTGACTCCGGGCGGGCAGATGGTGGGCCGCGCCGACCTGCCAGGTACGGTGTCCTCTCTCGACAGCAGCGGGGGCGTGCTGCGCGTCTCGACACAGGAAGAGGACTACACCGAGCGCTTCACGCTGGGCGCGCCGCAGAATCTCTCGCTGCCGGTGCAGGAACGCGTGGTCTTTCCGCCGGACCCGGCCGTGACGGGCTGGCTGGCCGCCACCGCCGACCGTCTGCCGGTGGCCGACGTACCCGGGGCGGCGCGCCAGGACCCGGCCAATCCCTTTCTGCTGCTGCGGGCCGCGCAGCTCGCTGGCAATTCGGGCGACAGCTACGCGGCCCTGAGCGGGGTGCGCCGCGCACTGGGGCTGACCCTCCCCTTTCCGGTCTGGACTCAGCTCGCCGCGCGCCTCGACGCCGCCGGATTCTCGGCCGCCGCCACGCTGGCCCTCGACCGCGCGCGCCGCGACGCCGCCGCGCGCGGCCTGGACCCCGAACTGCCAGTGAGCCGCGCGGCGCTGTACGCCTACGGCAACCCCAGCAACTACGTGAGCATCCTGCTCGACCAGGGCCGCCTGGGGCGCGCCGAGACCTGGATGAACCACCTGCGCGAACTATCGCCGCGCTTCGAGGGGGCCAGCGCGCTGTACCTGCGCTACGCGGCGCTCCTCGAAGCCCAGGACCGCGTGGGCGAGGCCGAGGAATGGCGGGAGTTCACGCGCTCACTGCGCGCAGGCAGCCTGTACAACCTCGGGCCCGACGACACGCTGGTGATCCGCGACGTGGCGCGGCTGGCCGCCCTGACGCTGCTGCTGGCCTTGGGAGGCGCGCTCCTCACCCTGCTGGCGCGGGCGTGGCGCGCGCAGGGCCAGGACACCCGGGCGCACGGCGGGCGCGTGCGCTCGGTGTGGCGCCGGCCCCTGACCCGCGCCCGCCTGAGTTTCCTGAGCTACGCCTCCTTTGGCGAGCGGCTGGTGGTGGCGCTGCTGGGCGCGGCCCTCCTGACGGCGCTGGGCGGCTGGCAGTGGGCCAACGGGACCGGCCGGGGCCTGAACGCGCCCGCCCTGAACATCGGCACCTACGGCGGCGGCTGGTACGACGCGCGCCTGGGCGACCTGAACCTGCGGCCCGGCCCCGACGCCGCGCTGCTCACCGGCCTGAACGCGCAGCTCAGTGGGGACGGTACGGCGGCGCGCGCGGCCTACACGCAGGCCGGCGACGACGCCTGTGCCCTGAACAACCTCGGCGTGATCGCCCAGGGACGCGACGACGCCGCGCAGGCCCGCGAACTG belongs to Deinococcus sp. Leaf326 and includes:
- a CDS encoding CarD family transcriptional regulator → MKQTAFQTGDRVVLPPYGVGRIRGTCQRSVAGETHAYYQVEFSTTTSLAYVPVSAPQTTGIRTALAAVDMPVLLHALQTGSLNLPHQWSARHRYVSDLMSSGNAHDLAVLIGELHARNQRRPLPDLDRQAFRRSIRLLQQELDGLGGAQVAEVMNWLTAAAVEHAVS
- a CDS encoding HU family DNA-binding protein; the encoded protein is MARATSSAAPPRSSAESVGAAKVAKTQLVEQIAERTGLSRRQAASAVTCIVDAVIGALRSGRTVGLPGVGTLSVSLTRARQGVRPGTSEKIQIPAGKKIRFKAATTLKAQL
- a CDS encoding HesA/MoeB/ThiF family protein; the encoded protein is MSTSRPDPSGPELTRAELRRYSRQLLLPEWGTAGAQERLRGARVLIVGAGGLGGPVVMQLAGAGVGFLRVSDGDTVALSNLHRQTHFVLGDVGRSKSGALCARAQALNPHVAVEAAVALTDDNAAELLAGIHLVVDATDNFGARYDVADACAAAGLPCVWGAASGISGMVSIFGPDLGLRDVFPDASGEESCDEAGVLGPLPNVIGSLMALEALKLLGGVGETLAGRLWTFDALTLQTRVIRLRPPAHRAGQSVLTPAKSVL
- a CDS encoding glycerol-3-phosphate acyltransferase, with protein sequence MPGVKLVLVALIAFLLGSLVMGVLYSRWRGEDIRGRDLPGGSGTFRQYGRAAAVGVTLADALKGAAAVLLARWIAPELTWAAVGGVVLGHCYPLFFGFRGGGGIAPLIGAMLVAAPAVILGMLAFGLAIIPPYRALLQPRLGLNAIPFATALSLPVGLALAARYGGTGDLLAGGAAMGLRAVHLLRAGPRA